The sequence below is a genomic window from Sinorhizobium terangae.
GGCTACGGCGATCAAACAAGGGAGGATTTCTTGGATTATGTCGCGCAGGCAAACATTATAAGGTGCGCAGCGGGGAGCATGCCGTCGGGCAAGCCCACACCCTTCAGGAGACCTCATGTTTGACCACGTCAAATTCGGAGTGAGCGACTATGCAGCGAGCAAAGCGTTCTTCCTCAAGGCACTCGAACCGCTCGGCGTAGCCGTTGTCTCGGAGGGACCGCCTTCGTACGGCGTCGAGCTCAGCCCAAAGGGCAAGGCTTCATTGTGCCTCTTCCAAACCGAGGAGAAGCCGGCGCATCTTCACTTGGCCTTCACGGCCGAGAATCGCCAGCAAGTCGAAGCGTTCTATCGCGCGGCTCTGGAGGCGGGCGGCAAGGACAATGGTGCGCCTGGCCTGCGCCCGCACTACCATGCCAACTACTATGCCGCTTTCGTCATTGGGCCGGACGGGCACAACATCGAGGCGGTTTGCCACGAACCTGAGGGCTAACCTTTCAGGCGACGTCCACAAACGAGCTTCGCCGACTTGCGGCCGCCCCTCGGCGAATGTTGAACGTCTGCTTCCAGCCCCAAAACGGCTGGCGCCTCGCCGACCTCTTTTTACGTTCGCCTTATCCTTTCGCCCTTGGCATTTGCACGAACCTATAATACAGGTTTTCAAAAGTCATAGGATAGAAAATGAGCGAAACGGACCCGGCCACTCCATCTTCCGGCGACCTCGTCGCAGGCGCGGTCTCGCAGATTTCCGCCTTCATTCGCGAAAGCCAGTTGAAGCCGGGGGATCGCCTGCCCTCCGAATCAGCCCTGACGGAAAGCCTCAACGTGTCCCGCACCGTTGTTCGCGAGGCCCTTCGTTCGCTCGCCGCGATGCGACTGATCGACCTCGGTGCCGGCAAGCGGCCCACCGTCGCCGAACTCGACGACAGTTCCATCGCCATGACCTTCCGGCACGGCCTGTTCACCGACCAGATCGACATCCGCCAGATCTATGACGCGCGCCGCACCATCGAGGGGCGTACGGCAACGCTCGCCGCCCTGCTGCGCACAGACAAGGAGGCGGACGCGATTCTCGGTTTCGCCCGCGCCATGCAGAACCGCCTCGACCAGCCGGCCGTCGTCATGGCAAACGACCTCGCCCTTCATCTGGCGATCGCGCGCGCCTCGAAGAACCCCGTCTTCGCCCTCATCATCGGCGCCTTTCAGGGCGTGATCGTCGAGAGTTGGCCGATCGGCTGGAAGGCGCGTGCCACCGACGACGAACGCGAAGCCATGAACCGCCTGCACCTCGACCTCGCCGAGGCGATCGCCGCCTCCGATCCGCAGGCGGCCTCGACAATCATGGACCGGCATTTCGACGAGAGCCTCAGGGCTCTCGCCCGTGCCGGCCTGACCTGAACCAAGAAACTGGAGTTCCCATGAAAATCACAGGTCTCGAAACCGTGCGCGTCGCCGAGCGCGCCAATCTCCTCTGGCTGCTCGTGCATACCGACGAAGGCATAACCGGCCTCGGGGAAACCTTCTTCGGCGCGGAGACCGTCGAAGCCTACATCCACGAGTACATCGCGCCCCGCGTGATCGGCCGTGATCCGCTGGAGATAGACCGCCTCGCGGCCGATCTCGTCGGCTATATCGGCTTCCGTTCCTCCGGCGCCGAAGTGCGCGGCAACTCCGCCTTCGACATCGCGCTCTGGGACATTTTCGGAAAGGTGACGGGGCAGCCGATCGCCCAGCTTCTCGGCGGCTTCACGCGCCGCGAGATCCGCACCTATAACACCTGCGCCGGCACCGAATACATCAAGAAGGCGACCGGCCAGACGACCGCCAACTACGGCCTTTCGACCGGCAAGGATTATGACGACCTGAACGGCTTCCTGCACCGCGCCGACGAACTGGCGCTCTCGCTGCTCGAAGACGGCATCACCGCCATGAAGATTTGGCCGTTCGACGCGGCCGCCGAAAGGACGCGCGGCCAGTACATCTCGGTCCCCGACCTCAAGCGGGCGCTCGTCCCCTTCGAAAAGATCCGCGCGGCCGTCGGCGACAAGATGGACATCATGGTCGAGTTCCACTCCATGTGGCAGTTGCTGCCGGCCATGCAGATCGCCAAAGCGCTCGCCCCTTTCAACACCTTCTGGCATGAAGATCCGATCAAGATGGACAGCCTTTCGAGCCTGAAGCGCTATGCCGAAGTCTCGCCGGCCCCGATCTCGGCTTCCGAAACGCTCGCCACCCGGTGGGGTTTCCGCGACTACCTTGAAACCGGCGCGGCCGGTGTCGTCATGCTCGACATATCCTGGTGCGGCGGGCTCTCGGAAGCCCGCAAGATCGCGTCGATGGCCGAAGCCTGGCACCTGCCGGTCGCCCCCCACGACTGCACCGGCCCGGTGGTGCTCTGCGCCTCGACCCATCTGTCGCTCAATGCGCCGAATGCGCTGGTCCAGGAAAGCGTGCGCGCCTTCTACAACACCTGGTATCGCGATCTTGTAACCGCGCTGCCGGAGGTGAAGAACGGGATGATCACGGTTCCCCCCGGTCCGGGCCTCGGCATGGAGCTTCATCCCGAGATCGAGAAGACATTCACAGTCAGCCGCCGCATGTCGGACGCCTCAAGCATCTGACGATGGCAAACCAATAGGGCGTCTGCGGCAACT
It includes:
- a CDS encoding FadR/GntR family transcriptional regulator yields the protein MSETDPATPSSGDLVAGAVSQISAFIRESQLKPGDRLPSESALTESLNVSRTVVREALRSLAAMRLIDLGAGKRPTVAELDDSSIAMTFRHGLFTDQIDIRQIYDARRTIEGRTATLAALLRTDKEADAILGFARAMQNRLDQPAVVMANDLALHLAIARASKNPVFALIIGAFQGVIVESWPIGWKARATDDEREAMNRLHLDLAEAIAASDPQAASTIMDRHFDESLRALARAGLT
- a CDS encoding mandelate racemase/muconate lactonizing enzyme family protein, translated to MKITGLETVRVAERANLLWLLVHTDEGITGLGETFFGAETVEAYIHEYIAPRVIGRDPLEIDRLAADLVGYIGFRSSGAEVRGNSAFDIALWDIFGKVTGQPIAQLLGGFTRREIRTYNTCAGTEYIKKATGQTTANYGLSTGKDYDDLNGFLHRADELALSLLEDGITAMKIWPFDAAAERTRGQYISVPDLKRALVPFEKIRAAVGDKMDIMVEFHSMWQLLPAMQIAKALAPFNTFWHEDPIKMDSLSSLKRYAEVSPAPISASETLATRWGFRDYLETGAAGVVMLDISWCGGLSEARKIASMAEAWHLPVAPHDCTGPVVLCASTHLSLNAPNALVQESVRAFYNTWYRDLVTALPEVKNGMITVPPGPGLGMELHPEIEKTFTVSRRMSDASSI
- a CDS encoding VOC family protein, which produces MFDHVKFGVSDYAASKAFFLKALEPLGVAVVSEGPPSYGVELSPKGKASLCLFQTEEKPAHLHLAFTAENRQQVEAFYRAALEAGGKDNGAPGLRPHYHANYYAAFVIGPDGHNIEAVCHEPEG